The DNA sequence CCCACTCCCTCGCCGCGGGCCGCTCGTGGAGGAACAGGAATGCGAACACCGCCACGAGCACCACGCTGAGCTTGTCCACCGGCGCGACCTTCGACGCCTCGCCCATTTTCAGCGCGCGGAAGTAGCACACCCACGACGCCCCCGTCGCCATCCCGGACAGCGCCAGGAAGAGGAGCGTCTTCGCCGGGAGCGTGAGGGGATCACGCCCCTTTCCCGTCGCCCAGACGAACGCCGCCAGGAGCACGAGGATGATCGCCGCCCGCACGAGCGTGGCGAGGTCGGAATCGATCCCCTCGACGCCGATCTTGGCGAAGATCGCCGTCAGCGCCGCGAAAGCCGCCGACAACAGCGCCCACACGAACCAACTCGACGTCGCTTCCATGGATCGCTCCCGCCATGAACGTGTCTCGGTCGCTCGCCAGCCGGCAGCTTACCGACCGGGCCGGCGCACGGCCGCGGCCCGGACACCGGCGACACCCGCGCTGCCCCGGCCGCGCACGGGGCGGTGAATTGCCACGCCGCGCCAGGTGCATTACAGTCGACCGCGCGACGGACCGGGCGGGGCGGCCGTCGTCGCCGATCGGCGCGGGCCGTCGGGGCTGCCCGAGGCACCGCCCCGGCACGCGGCGTGCGTGCCTGCCATTCTTCCCCGTCTCCGACCTCCGGCGGCCATCATGACCCATCCCGCGCCCTCGTCGATCGGCTGGTTGCCCGGTGCCGTGGTCCTCCTCGCGGCCTGCGCCGGCGCCGCCGGCGAGGTCGAACAGCGCTTCCTCGCCGAAGGAGTGACCCGCCGCATCGGCGGCTACCGCCCGATCCGCGCGCCGATGGATCAGGAAGCGGGCATCGTGAAGGTCGCGCCGGAAGGGCTCGTGCGGCCGGCCTACGGCCTGCTCACGCTCGGTGAATCGTCGTGGGCGTTCGTCATCGACCAGCCCGAGGAGGGTCCGGGCCGGCTGTGGGTCGACACCAACGCCGACGGCGACCTGACGAACGATCCGGCGACGACATGGGAGCCGAAGCAGCAGGGCGATTCGACGACCTATTCCGGGACCGCGACGATAAACCTCGGCGACGGCAACGTCGGCAGCATCGGCGTGTACCGCTTCGATCCCAACGACCCGCGCCGGGCCCAGCTGGCCAACGTCCTCCTCTGGTACGTCGACTTCGGCCACGAGTACGCCTTCGAGATCGACGGCGAGAAGCTGACGACGTTCACGGCCGGTACGCCCGACGCGGAGGCGACGTTGCCGATCGACCGCAACGGCGACGGCGACATCAGCCGCAACTACGAGGTCGCCACGATCGGCAAGCCGTTCAACTTCACCGG is a window from the Planctomycetota bacterium genome containing:
- a CDS encoding TlpA family protein disulfide reductase; the encoded protein is MTHPAPSSIGWLPGAVVLLAACAGAAGEVEQRFLAEGVTRRIGGYRPIRAPMDQEAGIVKVAPEGLVRPAYGLLTLGESSWAFVIDQPEEGPGRLWVDTNADGDLTNDPATTWEPKQQGDSTTYSGTATINLGDGNVGSIGVYRFDPNDPRRAQLANVLLWYVDFGHEYAFEIDGEKLTTFTAGTPDAEATLPIDRNGDGDISRNYEVATIGKPFNFTGSTMVFSLADGRLTLAPAAEELPRRPLPPDLRIGQPALAFSATDLDGDSIEFPGRYAGKIVMLDFWATWCGPCIAEIPNVKRAYDDWHDAGFEILGVSLDGDDDEEKVRQFLVDRELPWKQIHDGRGRPASLAQQYDVSGIPFVLLVDGDSGKILGTSRELRGPKLTAFIGETLKAKQAPAP
- a CDS encoding EamA family transporter, which encodes MEATSSWFVWALLSAAFAALTAIFAKIGVEGIDSDLATLVRAAIILVLLAAFVWATGKGRDPLTLPAKTLLFLALSGMATGASWVCYFRALKMGEASKVAPVDKLSVVLVAVFAFLFLHERPAAREWAGIVLVATGVLVLALKR